In Solanum lycopersicum chromosome 5, SLM_r2.1, the following are encoded in one genomic region:
- the LOC101254901 gene encoding uncharacterized protein isoform X1 — MVGVNSFGKTICSICYEDLNPIIEDLQAVTICGHVFHELCLQQWFEYCAKGKKKNCPVCKQACSEENANRLYFQSIGDPNVTSLTQKPPDYEEDHWELQNEVKRLERKVLGLTSTLEKQLKDLKEVNAELFTCKEELKMEMTLKIEAVKQEAAIQQLLHLKSKELDQSTLECIKLQDRNMALAKELATLKLVCDFNLEEEEVLKRASLRDDVNRLETIDVLKKSLVIRNKNYEELMTKCNTLDRREVRYLRKLQKTKEKKNNLKARVQELEMALEGKDNEILRISKASKKNYHGRKGPKVDRCSYENQNKEPAETEVDLCIVTGSCDDLYTPKRKRKYRSKDKSIPNMAEDIIASSLHKNNHEKESSKRNKDGGTSETSSYVHEGSYQNLHQPFDHKKAVHDSFLSRTEAVFGATGGSLGHGSGNKDGMETSSNCSKNSKENMPPVIILDDDDDFPPVHDITQHQPTFHIRKETFPPVVLAKPGDRCFSGGLLGSDGNYRHLGKWCKRK; from the exons ATGGTTGGAGTGAATAGTTTTGGGAAAACCATTTGCTCAATTTGCTATGAAGATCTAAACCCTATCATCGAAGATCTTCAAGCCGTTACTATTTGTGGTCATGTTTTTCATGAGCTATG TCTTCAGCAATGGTTTGAATACTGcgcaaaaggaaaaaagaagaattgcCCAGTTTGCAAACAGGCTTGTTCGGAAGAAAATGCAAATAGGCTTTATTTCCAATCTATTGGTGATCCAAATGTTACAAGTCTTACGCAGAAACCTCCTGATTATGAAGAGGATCATTGGGAGTTGCAAAATGAGGTCAAAAGATTGGAGAGGAAAGTTTTAGGACTGACTTCCACTCTGGAAAAACAGCTGAAAGATCTCAAAGAAGTCAATGCAGAG CTGTTCACGTGCAAGGAGGAGCTGAAAATGGAAATGACTCTAAAGATAGAAGCTGTGAAACAGGAGGCAGCCATTCAACAGTTGCTACACCTTAAATCCAAG GAGTTAGATCAATCGACTTTGGAGTGCATAAAGCTACAAGATAGAAATATGGCTCTAGCTAAGGAGCTTGCAACACTCAAGTT AGTCTGCGATTTTAACTTGGAAGAAGAGGAGGTCTTGAAACGTGCTTCGTTAAGAGATGATGTCAATAGACTAGAGACAATTGATGTCTTGAAAAAATCACTAGTCATCCGTAACAA GAATTACGAAGAACTGATGACCAAGTGCAACACTCTAGACAGGCGAGAGGTTCGTTATCTGAGGAAACTTCAGAAAactaaagagaagaaaaataacttGAAG GCCAGGGTCCAAGAACTTGAGATGGCACTTGAAGgaaaagataatgaaattttgagaatttcgAAAGCCTCCAAGAAAAACTATCACGGGAGGAAAGGACCCAAAGTTGACAGATGTTCATATGAGAATCAAAACAAGGAACCTGCTGAGACAGAAGTAGATCTATGCATCGTCACTGGCTCATGTGATGATTTATATACAccaaagagaaaaagaaagtaCAGGTCTAAGGATAAGAGCATACCAAACATGGCAGAAGATATTATAGCTAGCAGTCTTCACAAAAATAATCATGAGAAAGAATCCTCCAAAAGAAACAAAGATGGAGGCACTTCAGAGACTTCCAGTTATGTGCATGAAGGATCATATCAAAACTTGCACCAACCATTTGACCATAAGAAGGCTGTCCATGATAGTTTTTTGTCAAGGACGGAGGCAGTTTTTGGGGCCACTGGTGGAAGTCTAGGGCATGGATCAGGAAATAAGGATGGAATGGAAACCTCAAGTAATTGCAGCAAGAACAGTAAAGAAAACATGCCCCCAGTGATTAttcttgatgatgatgatgattttccGCCTGTACATGATATTACACAACACCAGCCCACATTTCACATCAGGAAAGAGACTTTTCCACCAGTTGTACTTGCCAAACCAG GAGACCGCTGCTTTTCTGGTGGATTGTTAGGTTCTGATGGGAATTACCGGCACTTGGGAAAGTGGTGTAAGAGAAAGTAA
- the LOC101254901 gene encoding uncharacterized protein isoform X2 → MVGVNSFGKTICSICYEDLNPIIEDLQAVTICGHVFHELCLQQWFEYCAKGKKKNCPVCKQACSEENANRLYFQSIGDPNVTSLTQKPPDYEEDHWELQNEVKRLERKVLGLTSTLEKQLKDLKEVNAELFTCKEELKMEMTLKIEAVKQEAAIQQLLHLKSKELDQSTLECIKLQDRNMALAKELATLKLNYEELMTKCNTLDRREVRYLRKLQKTKEKKNNLKARVQELEMALEGKDNEILRISKASKKNYHGRKGPKVDRCSYENQNKEPAETEVDLCIVTGSCDDLYTPKRKRKYRSKDKSIPNMAEDIIASSLHKNNHEKESSKRNKDGGTSETSSYVHEGSYQNLHQPFDHKKAVHDSFLSRTEAVFGATGGSLGHGSGNKDGMETSSNCSKNSKENMPPVIILDDDDDFPPVHDITQHQPTFHIRKETFPPVVLAKPGDRCFSGGLLGSDGNYRHLGKWCKRK, encoded by the exons ATGGTTGGAGTGAATAGTTTTGGGAAAACCATTTGCTCAATTTGCTATGAAGATCTAAACCCTATCATCGAAGATCTTCAAGCCGTTACTATTTGTGGTCATGTTTTTCATGAGCTATG TCTTCAGCAATGGTTTGAATACTGcgcaaaaggaaaaaagaagaattgcCCAGTTTGCAAACAGGCTTGTTCGGAAGAAAATGCAAATAGGCTTTATTTCCAATCTATTGGTGATCCAAATGTTACAAGTCTTACGCAGAAACCTCCTGATTATGAAGAGGATCATTGGGAGTTGCAAAATGAGGTCAAAAGATTGGAGAGGAAAGTTTTAGGACTGACTTCCACTCTGGAAAAACAGCTGAAAGATCTCAAAGAAGTCAATGCAGAG CTGTTCACGTGCAAGGAGGAGCTGAAAATGGAAATGACTCTAAAGATAGAAGCTGTGAAACAGGAGGCAGCCATTCAACAGTTGCTACACCTTAAATCCAAG GAGTTAGATCAATCGACTTTGGAGTGCATAAAGCTACAAGATAGAAATATGGCTCTAGCTAAGGAGCTTGCAACACTCAAGTT GAATTACGAAGAACTGATGACCAAGTGCAACACTCTAGACAGGCGAGAGGTTCGTTATCTGAGGAAACTTCAGAAAactaaagagaagaaaaataacttGAAG GCCAGGGTCCAAGAACTTGAGATGGCACTTGAAGgaaaagataatgaaattttgagaatttcgAAAGCCTCCAAGAAAAACTATCACGGGAGGAAAGGACCCAAAGTTGACAGATGTTCATATGAGAATCAAAACAAGGAACCTGCTGAGACAGAAGTAGATCTATGCATCGTCACTGGCTCATGTGATGATTTATATACAccaaagagaaaaagaaagtaCAGGTCTAAGGATAAGAGCATACCAAACATGGCAGAAGATATTATAGCTAGCAGTCTTCACAAAAATAATCATGAGAAAGAATCCTCCAAAAGAAACAAAGATGGAGGCACTTCAGAGACTTCCAGTTATGTGCATGAAGGATCATATCAAAACTTGCACCAACCATTTGACCATAAGAAGGCTGTCCATGATAGTTTTTTGTCAAGGACGGAGGCAGTTTTTGGGGCCACTGGTGGAAGTCTAGGGCATGGATCAGGAAATAAGGATGGAATGGAAACCTCAAGTAATTGCAGCAAGAACAGTAAAGAAAACATGCCCCCAGTGATTAttcttgatgatgatgatgattttccGCCTGTACATGATATTACACAACACCAGCCCACATTTCACATCAGGAAAGAGACTTTTCCACCAGTTGTACTTGCCAAACCAG GAGACCGCTGCTTTTCTGGTGGATTGTTAGGTTCTGATGGGAATTACCGGCACTTGGGAAAGTGGTGTAAGAGAAAGTAA